The Alkalihalobacillus sp. TS-13 genomic interval TACGCTTACGAGCTGCTTCAGACTTCTTCTTACGCTTTACGCTAGGCTTTTCGTAATGCTTACGCTTACGTACCTCAGCCAATGTTCCTTCTTTAGAAACGTTGCGCTTAAAACGACGAAGTGCATCTTCTATAGATTCGTTCTTACGAACACTTGTTCTAATAGACATATATTTCCCTCCCTCCAAGCTCCTTCAAAAAAATAGAAAAAGGAGCGAAAAACCATATCTTTAAACATTATAATATATGCCTATTTTTTTCGTCAACTTTATTTCCTTTATTCATGTAATTATTTCGTCATGTCCAAAACACCTCGTCCATAATATAGACTAGGTGGTGATGATCAAATGACACAGATAATCTCATTATTCGCAGTTTTTTTGACGATATTCATTTTCGGAATGACTGTGATGCGTCTAGGTTTGAATACTGCTTCTCAAGAAAAATTCAAGGATTTGCTTCTTCGTTATACAGACAAGACCTGGAAAGGTTTTTTATTCGGTGCAGTGCTTACTGCTGTCGT includes:
- the rpsU gene encoding 30S ribosomal protein S21, coding for MSIRTSVRKNESIEDALRRFKRNVSKEGTLAEVRKRKHYEKPSVKRKKKSEAARKRKY